A part of Blastopirellula retiformator genomic DNA contains:
- a CDS encoding PP2C family protein-serine/threonine phosphatase — translation MARPFPSYLRIHRQETARPYAEKAFFPGLASASEALVEAFGCQLEFQEGAAGKGYSVVDLDGKTSGRLLVKPVLDDPDFAPPREVAKIADALAAMMSEVQRLQSALEQREAELATNIPVSVVDSKNLIATRLQGVLKGAIENVHGSAAAIYMLDDATSELKLRAAVNLPPDRFLEPARPLAAAVADLEALAGSAVVLEDTALLPHWRCPENYPSACCIPISTSTNPLGTLWIFSEEYRDFSEAETQTLEIIAGRIASELELDVVLQEKSESHQLTQQLHAVAAQQDHQLPHIKPLLEGWDLAGWTEQAEQAGGDFHDWSMLDNGALAITVGDVDGRQLEAAMMAGQLATAVKSHSRYAADARTLVNRVNHTFWSASAGDRFASLSYGVIHPDTGLIEIANSGETCGLLITPDGWEELWEMSFLLGARTDIDPRYVERLLQPGSAITMMSSGVREYLFDEAGPEGIAQFAEKLREHLELPADRILTAGRELLAKLDRPTACDQTIFVVKRRPDR, via the coding sequence ATGGCTCGGCCCTTTCCCAGCTACCTTCGTATTCACCGACAAGAAACGGCGCGGCCCTACGCCGAGAAGGCCTTCTTTCCAGGACTCGCTTCCGCTAGTGAAGCATTGGTCGAAGCTTTCGGCTGTCAACTAGAATTTCAGGAAGGCGCCGCCGGCAAAGGATATTCGGTCGTCGACCTCGATGGAAAAACGTCGGGACGACTGCTGGTGAAGCCGGTCTTGGACGATCCCGATTTCGCCCCGCCTCGCGAAGTGGCGAAAATCGCCGACGCCCTGGCCGCGATGATGTCGGAAGTGCAGCGACTGCAATCGGCGCTCGAACAACGCGAAGCCGAACTAGCGACCAACATTCCGGTTTCAGTCGTCGACTCGAAGAATCTCATCGCCACCCGATTGCAAGGCGTGTTGAAAGGGGCGATCGAAAATGTCCACGGTTCGGCCGCCGCGATCTACATGCTGGATGACGCGACCAGCGAGTTGAAACTGCGGGCCGCCGTCAATCTTCCGCCCGATCGCTTCCTGGAACCAGCGCGTCCGTTGGCCGCGGCGGTCGCCGACTTGGAAGCGTTGGCTGGCAGCGCCGTCGTACTGGAAGACACCGCGTTATTGCCGCATTGGCGTTGCCCAGAGAATTACCCGTCGGCCTGCTGCATCCCGATCTCGACCAGTACCAATCCGCTGGGCACCCTCTGGATTTTCTCGGAAGAATATCGCGACTTCAGCGAAGCCGAGACGCAAACGCTGGAGATCATCGCCGGGCGAATCGCGTCGGAACTGGAACTGGACGTCGTCCTGCAGGAAAAGTCCGAGTCGCATCAGCTGACGCAACAGTTGCACGCGGTCGCCGCCCAACAAGATCACCAGCTTCCCCACATCAAGCCGCTGCTGGAAGGTTGGGACCTGGCTGGCTGGACCGAACAAGCCGAACAGGCCGGCGGCGACTTCCACGACTGGTCGATGCTCGACAACGGCGCCTTGGCGATCACGGTCGGCGACGTCGACGGACGACAGCTCGAAGCGGCCATGATGGCCGGACAACTGGCGACCGCCGTCAAGTCGCACAGTCGCTATGCGGCGGACGCCCGGACGTTGGTCAATCGGGTAAATCACACTTTCTGGTCGGCTTCGGCCGGGGATCGTTTCGCGTCGCTCTCGTATGGCGTCATCCATCCCGACACCGGGCTGATCGAAATCGCCAACTCGGGCGAAACCTGCGGGCTACTGATTACGCCCGACGGCTGGGAAGAATTGTGGGAAATGTCGTTCCTGCTGGGCGCCCGCACCGACATTGACCCGCGATACGTCGAACGCCTGCTCCAACCGGGTTCGGCGATCACGATGATGTCGTCCGGGGTGCGAGAATATCTGTTCGACGAAGCGGGACCGGAGGGAATCGCCCAATTTGCGGAAAAACTCCGCGAGCACCTGGAATTGCCGGCCGACCGAATTTTGACCGCCGGACGTGAACTCTTGGCCAAGCTCGACCGTCCTACCGCGTGCGATCAGACGATTTTCGTGGTCAAACGCCGTCCGGACCGGTAA
- a CDS encoding ISAs1 family transposase: protein MSSAAASIQQYFADLTDPRTRKVTYPLVNIVTMSLCAVLGGADEFVAIADWAEDKKEWLSQFLDMSSGVPSHDCFNAILGALKPAEFEKCLLSWITALQDITDGQIIAIDGKTLRRSFDAASSKAAIHMVSAWATANHVSLGQVATDAKSNEITAIPKLLEIIEVSGCLVTIDAMGCQKEIAAKIVDAGGDYCLAIKGNQRYLHQAIRDHFVAAMEVDFKKLKVHRHETHEKGHGREESRYYYLCPIDADDFPYASKWKKLKAIGMTINIVTQNGKETSDVRYYIVSKYLTGKRFVEAVRGHWGIENSLHWQLDVTFGEDQSRIRKGNADINFSLLRRTSLSLLKNNKTAKVGVKNKRLKAGRNDAYLLEVLLAT, encoded by the coding sequence ATGTCTTCTGCGGCCGCTTCGATTCAACAGTACTTTGCCGACCTGACCGATCCGCGCACGCGGAAGGTGACTTATCCGCTGGTCAACATCGTCACGATGTCGCTCTGCGCCGTGCTCGGCGGGGCGGATGAATTTGTCGCCATCGCCGATTGGGCGGAGGATAAGAAGGAGTGGCTTTCGCAGTTTCTCGACATGAGCAGCGGCGTCCCTTCGCATGATTGTTTCAACGCGATTCTCGGTGCGCTGAAGCCGGCCGAATTCGAGAAGTGTTTGCTGAGTTGGATCACGGCGCTGCAGGACATTACCGACGGACAAATCATCGCGATCGACGGCAAGACGTTGCGGCGCAGTTTCGACGCCGCCAGCAGCAAGGCGGCCATTCACATGGTCAGCGCCTGGGCGACCGCTAATCATGTGAGCCTGGGTCAGGTAGCGACCGACGCCAAGAGTAACGAGATCACGGCGATTCCGAAATTGCTCGAAATCATCGAGGTTTCCGGCTGTTTGGTGACGATCGACGCGATGGGTTGTCAGAAAGAGATCGCCGCCAAGATCGTCGACGCAGGGGGCGATTATTGCCTGGCGATCAAAGGAAATCAGCGTTATCTGCATCAAGCGATTCGCGATCACTTCGTCGCCGCGATGGAAGTCGACTTCAAGAAGCTGAAAGTTCATCGTCACGAAACGCACGAGAAAGGGCATGGCCGCGAAGAGTCGCGCTACTATTATCTCTGCCCGATCGATGCGGATGATTTTCCGTACGCCAGCAAGTGGAAGAAGTTGAAAGCGATCGGCATGACGATCAACATCGTGACGCAAAACGGCAAAGAGACGAGCGACGTCCGCTACTATATCGTTAGCAAATACCTCACGGGCAAACGCTTCGTCGAAGCGGTCCGCGGTCACTGGGGTATCGAGAATTCGCTCCACTGGCAACTCGACGTAACGTTCGGCGAGGACCAAAGCCGCATCCGAAAAGGAAACGCCGACATCAACTTCAGCCTGCTGCGAAGAACGAGTCTGAGCCTCTTGAAGAACAACAAAACGGCCAAGGTGGGCGTGAAGAACAAGCGGCTAAAAGCGGGGCGGAACGACGCCTATCTGCTGGAAGTGTTGCTGGCGACGTGA
- a CDS encoding toxin-antitoxin system HicB family antitoxin produces the protein MEPKTMKKLSDKKVRDFTRVVDQAIESTTGWESLWNAVGGIGGALSQLFPTPAERTQLQDLDAWQRLWEEIRSRQGGNRDEFIERTADASGTLSLRLPKSLHAALKVEAEAEGVSINQLILAKCALQLSAACRG, from the coding sequence ATGGAGCCGAAGACGATGAAAAAACTTAGCGATAAGAAGGTGAGAGATTTTACCCGTGTTGTTGACCAAGCGATCGAGTCGACCACAGGCTGGGAATCGCTCTGGAACGCTGTTGGCGGGATCGGCGGAGCACTCAGCCAATTATTCCCGACTCCTGCGGAACGGACACAGCTGCAGGATCTCGACGCCTGGCAAAGGCTTTGGGAGGAGATCCGGTCGCGACAGGGGGGAAATCGGGACGAATTTATCGAGCGAACGGCGGACGCGTCGGGGACTCTTTCGCTGCGGCTGCCGAAATCCCTTCACGCGGCCCTGAAGGTCGAAGCGGAAGCGGAGGGGGTGTCGATCAACCAATTGATCCTTGCCAAATGCGCGCTTCAGCTCTCGGCCGCCTGTCGCGGCTAG
- a CDS encoding thioredoxin family protein translates to MPKPVVLLLALLTFLAPIGVVVVMNADKLDQFELPKPPKPHEIEGKVYFFSAPWCGACKRAQPAYQRLRDEGYPIKKINVDNDQDLAMKYNIRSIPTFVYVRDGKEVGRTSSPGSVKGLFPLW, encoded by the coding sequence ATGCCCAAACCGGTCGTTTTACTGCTCGCCCTGCTCACTTTTCTGGCCCCGATTGGCGTGGTCGTCGTTATGAACGCCGACAAACTAGACCAATTCGAGCTGCCAAAGCCCCCCAAGCCGCACGAAATCGAAGGCAAGGTTTACTTTTTCTCGGCGCCCTGGTGCGGCGCCTGTAAGCGGGCCCAACCCGCCTACCAGCGACTGCGCGACGAAGGCTACCCAATCAAAAAGATCAACGTCGACAACGACCAGGACCTGGCGATGAAGTACAACATCCGCTCGATCCCGACGTTCGTTTACGTCCGCGACGGCAAAGAAGTGGGCCGGACGAGTTCGCCGGGGTCGGTGAAGGGGTTGTTCCCGTTGTGGTAG
- a CDS encoding metallophosphoesterase family protein produces MQRRNFLQLAGAALGGCMLPSLARAEHTAKPFRFAHLTDIHVQPELSAGEGFRKCLASVNSLAAKPEVIVTGGDMVMDVFAHNRDRADQLFSLYGDITKGETDIAFRPCIGNHDVFGWSNRQDVKPEDAAYGKGLVCEKLGLEKTYYAFDQGGWRFYILDDIQMAPNNRYQAYLEEEQLDWLTKDLEAKPAETPAVVVSHIPFYTVTTFDVGREEDLAYRVGYSAMCRDAGKIGSLFSKYNVKLALSGHHHLLERIEYNGVTYICGGAVSGGWWRGPRKGVQEGYGVVDLNPDGTFKYEYVDYGWTPVA; encoded by the coding sequence ATGCAGCGACGTAATTTTCTTCAACTGGCCGGCGCCGCTTTGGGCGGCTGTATGTTGCCGAGCCTGGCTCGTGCCGAGCACACGGCCAAACCGTTTCGTTTCGCCCATTTGACCGACATCCACGTCCAGCCAGAGCTTTCGGCGGGCGAAGGTTTTCGCAAATGCCTGGCGTCGGTTAATTCTCTCGCCGCCAAGCCGGAAGTGATCGTTACTGGCGGCGATATGGTGATGGACGTCTTCGCCCACAATCGCGATCGGGCCGACCAACTTTTCTCGCTGTATGGCGACATTACCAAGGGTGAGACCGACATCGCTTTTCGCCCCTGCATTGGCAATCACGACGTCTTTGGCTGGTCGAATCGCCAGGATGTGAAGCCGGAAGACGCGGCGTATGGCAAAGGATTGGTTTGCGAAAAGTTGGGCCTGGAAAAGACTTACTACGCCTTCGACCAGGGTGGCTGGCGGTTTTACATCCTCGACGATATTCAGATGGCGCCCAACAATCGGTACCAGGCTTATCTTGAAGAAGAGCAACTCGACTGGCTGACCAAAGACCTGGAAGCGAAGCCGGCCGAAACCCCCGCCGTCGTGGTTTCGCACATTCCGTTCTATACAGTCACGACTTTCGATGTCGGCCGCGAAGAAGATCTCGCCTATCGTGTTGGTTATAGCGCAATGTGTCGTGATGCAGGAAAGATTGGCAGTCTGTTCTCGAAGTACAACGTGAAACTTGCCCTCTCCGGACATCACCATTTGCTGGAGCGAATCGAGTACAACGGCGTCACCTACATCTGCGGCGGCGCCGTCTCGGGCGGTTGGTGGCGCGGGCCGCGAAAAGGGGTGCAGGAAGGTTATGGCGTAGTCGATCTGAACCCGGACGGAACGTTCAAATACGAGTATGTCGACTACGGCTGGACCCCGGTTGCCTAG